One Acropora palmata chromosome 2, jaAcrPala1.3, whole genome shotgun sequence genomic window carries:
- the LOC141873131 gene encoding histone H2A-like, which yields MTGRGKAGKSRSKAKSRSSRAGLQFPVGRVHRLLRRGNYAQRIGSGAPVYMAAVLEYLSAEILELAGNAARDNKKTRIIPRHLQLAVRNDEELNKLLAGVTIAQGGVLPNIQAVLLPKKSEKKSKQ from the coding sequence ATGACAGGACGTGGAAAAGCTGGTAAGAGCCGAAGCAAAGCCAAAAGCCGTTCATCTCGTGCTGGACTTCAGTTTCCAGTCGGTAGAGTCCATCGTCTTCTTCGTCGCGGAAACTATGCTCAGCGCATTGGCTCTGGAGCTCCGGTTTACATGGCTGCTGTTCTTGAGTATCTGTCCGCTGAAATCCTTGAGCTTGCTGGCAATGCAGCACgagacaacaaaaaaacaaggatTATTCCAAGGCACCTACAGCTTGCTGTGAGGAACGATGAAGAACTGAACAAGTTGCTCGCTGGGGTCACTATAGCTCAAGGAGGCGTTCTTCCGAACATCCAGGCAGTTCTTCTTCCCAAAAAGtccgaaaagaaaagcaagcaGTAA
- the LOC141873129 gene encoding protein mab-21-like — MKFPKATIEISTRTKASKIWKSLCRQKGKYGNEYLSSAMFRSKLSTLLSKLLADMLFLQHYHDKEMHGIEISNISSEDVVSVLIEIQGVALIVDLIMAINCEGFWPFQGTAVKRMKNGKNSLERAFKLKPINCGIELVSKPAAEECQWSICFYKAEEYELNFERFPERLKCLQLLKMFVHSELGCHFLKPNHLKAILLHESAKFPCDENWSADKVLDRLNNAISLLESFVDREYCPHFFIPSINLFAEASNRDLQVFSRKLKFVKSRNKSPLTNRLRDVFFLQYLQ; from the coding sequence ATGAAGTTTCCCAAGGCTACCATCGAGATATCAACCCGCACGAAGGCAAGCAAAATCTGGAAAAGTCTTTGCCGTCAGAAAGGGAAGTATGGAAATGAATACTTGTCTTCGGCAATGTTTCGTTCTAAACTTTCAACCCTACTATCGAAACTTTTGGCCGATATGTTGTTTTTACAACATTACCACGACAAAGAAATGCATGGCATTGAAATTAGCAATATTTCGTCAGAAGATGTAGTAAGCGTTCTGATAGAGATCCAAGGAGTTGCTTTAATTGTTGATTTAATTATGGCAATTAATTGCGAGGGCTTCTGGCCTTTTCAAGGTACTGCAGTAAAAAGgatgaaaaatggaaaaaacagTTTGGAAAGAGCGTTCAAGCTGAAGCCAATCAACTGTGGAATTGAATTAGTTTCGAAACCCGCTGCGGAGGAATGCCAATGGAGTATATGCTTCTACAAAGCCGAAGAATATGAGCTAAATTTCGAGCGATTTCCTGAAAGGCTGAAATGCTTACagcttttaaaaatgtttgtccACAGCGAGCTTGGATGCCATTTTCTCAAGCCGAATCATTTGAAAGCTATTTTGTTACACGAAAGTGCGAAATTTCCCTGCGATGAGAACTGGAGTGCGGACAAGGTACTCGATCGTCTTAATAACGCCATTTCACTTCTTGAGTCCTTCGTTGATAGGGAATATTGCCCACACTTTTTCATTCCTTCTATCAACTTGTTTGCTGAAGCAAGCAACCGCGACCTTCAGGTATTTAGTCGCAAACTCAAATTTGTAAAATCTAGGAATAAGTCTCCTTTGACAAACCGTTTACGGGATGTCTTCTTTTTACAGTACTTGCAATAA
- the LOC141873132 gene encoding histone H2B type 1-M-like: MVAKAGKKAKKAGGKRASGDKRKRAKKRRESYSIYIYKVLKQVHPDTGISSKAMGIMNSFVNDVFERIAGEASRLAHYNKRSTISSREIQTAVRLLLPGELSKHAVSEGTKAVTKYTSSK; encoded by the coding sequence ATGGTTGCAAAGGCAGGGAAGAAAGCTAAGAAAGCAGGCGGAAAGAGAGCTTCTGGTGACAAGAGGAAACGGGCAAAGAAGCGAAGAGAGAGTTACTCCATCTACATCTACAAGGTTCTGAAACAAGTTCATCCCGACACCGGGATTTCGAGCAAAGCCATGGGCATCATGAATTCGTTTGTGAACGATGTCTTTGAGCGAATTGCTGGAGAAGCGTCTCGTCTCGCTCACTACAACAAGAGAAGCACAATTAGCTCTCGCGAGATCCAAACCGCTGTGCGTCTTCTTCTTCCTGGTGAGCTATCAAAACATGCTGTGAGCGAGGGCACTAAAGCTGTGACCAAGTACACAAGCAGTAAATAA